The Streptomonospora litoralis genome window below encodes:
- a CDS encoding LLM class F420-dependent oxidoreductase — MRIGIQIPRFTGAGGPEHIGPAFARTAREADQAGLSSLWVMDHFFQIEYVGAPEEPMLEGYSALSYAAAVTERISLGTLVTGVVYRHPGALLKTVTTLDVLSGGRAWLGIGAAWFEGEARGLGLPFPPTAERFERLEETLQIAHRMWSDDESPYEGGHYRLERPLNSPAAVSRPHPPILIGGGGEKKTLRFVAKYADACNLFAGPELAHKLDVLRGHCADEGRPYEDIEKTAIVMVDRESSVDQVVDNLGRLAELGVDHAICTGATDEEGAPAFLGRVAEQAAPIVPAGR, encoded by the coding sequence ATGCGCATCGGAATCCAGATCCCCCGCTTCACGGGTGCCGGCGGCCCCGAGCACATCGGCCCGGCCTTCGCCCGCACCGCGCGCGAGGCCGACCAGGCCGGGCTGTCCAGCCTGTGGGTCATGGACCACTTCTTCCAGATCGAGTATGTGGGCGCGCCCGAGGAGCCCATGCTGGAGGGCTACTCGGCGCTGTCCTACGCCGCCGCCGTGACCGAGCGCATCAGCCTGGGCACGCTTGTCACCGGTGTCGTCTACCGCCATCCCGGCGCGCTGCTCAAGACCGTCACCACGCTGGACGTGCTCTCCGGCGGCCGCGCCTGGCTGGGCATCGGCGCCGCCTGGTTCGAGGGCGAGGCCCGGGGGCTGGGCCTGCCGTTCCCGCCCACGGCCGAGCGCTTCGAGCGGCTGGAGGAGACGCTGCAGATCGCCCACCGGATGTGGTCGGACGACGAGAGCCCCTACGAGGGCGGCCACTACCGGCTGGAGCGCCCCCTCAACTCGCCCGCCGCGGTGAGCCGCCCGCACCCGCCGATCCTCATCGGCGGGGGAGGCGAGAAGAAGACGCTGCGCTTCGTCGCCAAGTACGCCGACGCCTGCAACCTCTTCGCCGGCCCCGAGTTGGCGCACAAGCTCGACGTGCTGCGCGGGCACTGCGCAGACGAGGGACGGCCCTACGAGGACATCGAGAAGACTGCCATCGTCATGGTCGACCGCGAGAGCAGCGTCGACCAGGTGGTCGACAACCTGGGTCGGCTCGCCGAACTGGGCGTCGACCACGCCATCTGCACCGGCGCCACTGACGAGGAGGGTGCGCCCGCCTTCCTCGGCCGGGTCGCCGAGCAGGCCGCGCCGATCGTCCCGGCGGGCCGCTGA
- a CDS encoding metallophosphoesterase, with product MITLAHISDLHVDGGSRARERVEQVMAYLDAVADSVDALVVTGDLTENGTVGELEEARALLSGRLPAVICPGNHDVVEGRAPFRRVMLGSEGGEKGDPGEAPVNAVHRADGGAVVLCDSTVPSEDGGLLSEETLDWLEDTLADLRQTPVVLGFHHHPVKLHTPYVDHIAMQGADRLSVLLARHPQVAGLLCGHAHTAAATAFAQRPLLVAPGTVSVAPLPWEDAEQVYAAHPPALAFHILDDEGRMTTHFRTAPAGRT from the coding sequence GTGATCACCCTGGCACACATCAGCGACCTGCACGTCGACGGCGGATCCCGCGCCCGGGAGCGGGTCGAGCAGGTGATGGCCTACCTCGACGCGGTCGCCGACTCCGTCGACGCGCTCGTGGTGACGGGCGACCTCACCGAGAACGGCACGGTCGGCGAACTGGAGGAGGCCCGCGCCCTGCTGTCGGGGCGGCTGCCGGCGGTGATCTGCCCGGGCAACCACGACGTGGTCGAGGGCCGGGCGCCCTTCCGCCGGGTGATGCTGGGCTCGGAGGGCGGCGAGAAGGGGGACCCGGGGGAGGCGCCCGTCAACGCGGTCCACCGGGCCGACGGCGGCGCCGTCGTGCTGTGCGACTCCACGGTGCCCTCCGAGGATGGCGGCCTGCTCTCCGAGGAGACGCTGGACTGGCTGGAGGACACCCTCGCCGACCTGCGCCAGACGCCGGTGGTGCTGGGCTTCCACCACCACCCGGTGAAGCTGCACACCCCCTACGTCGACCACATCGCCATGCAGGGCGCCGACCGGCTGTCGGTGCTGCTGGCGCGCCACCCGCAGGTGGCCGGCCTGCTGTGCGGGCACGCGCACACGGCGGCGGCCACCGCCTTCGCGCAGCGGCCGCTGCTGGTGGCACCGGGGACGGTCTCGGTCGCGCCGCTGCCCTGGGAGGACGCCGAACAGGTCTACGCGGCCCACCCACCGGCGCTGGCGTTCCACATCCTCGACGACGAGGGGCGGATGACCACGCACTTCCGCACCGCCCCGGCCGGGAGGACGTGA
- a CDS encoding (2Fe-2S)-binding protein produces MWRRGDLLAGEVAAVRARLAAVAGRPVADVEQRVAASVCYQGLASRLLSPAVAAALCHGVVAPVRALRWRVVQGRLRPALGAGAGAGAAVAAEGPRTEAAADAVAEHVLDGALAPLARAMRRQARLAPRLLYGNAASSLAGAVQALAAARPAHAADAWSLAQLLLERAPLRGLGAFAAAPTPETAAAAAFTRTTCCLYYRVPGQAMCGDCVIAARTQRA; encoded by the coding sequence TTGTGGCGCCGCGGCGACCTGCTGGCGGGCGAGGTCGCGGCCGTCCGCGCCCGCCTGGCCGCGGTGGCCGGGCGCCCGGTCGCCGACGTCGAGCAGCGGGTCGCGGCCTCCGTCTGCTACCAGGGGCTGGCGTCGCGACTGCTCTCGCCCGCGGTGGCCGCGGCCCTGTGCCACGGTGTCGTCGCTCCCGTGCGGGCGCTGCGGTGGCGGGTGGTCCAGGGCCGGCTGCGCCCGGCGCTGGGTGCGGGCGCCGGCGCCGGCGCCGCGGTGGCCGCCGAGGGCCCCAGGACCGAAGCGGCCGCCGATGCGGTGGCCGAACACGTCCTCGACGGCGCGCTCGCCCCCCTCGCCCGCGCCATGCGCCGGCAGGCGCGCCTGGCGCCGCGCCTGCTGTACGGAAACGCCGCCTCCTCGCTGGCCGGGGCCGTCCAGGCGCTGGCGGCGGCGCGCCCCGCGCACGCCGCCGACGCCTGGTCGCTGGCGCAGCTGCTGCTGGAGCGGGCGCCCCTGCGCGGGCTGGGCGCCTTCGCCGCCGCGCCGACGCCCGAAACCGCGGCCGCCGCCGCGTTCACTCGCACCACCTGCTGCCTGTACTACCGCGTCCCCGGCCAGGCCATGTGCGGCGACTGCGTGATCGCCGCCCGCACACAGCGCGCGTGA
- a CDS encoding metal-dependent transcriptional regulator — protein sequence MESASERPSTSVEDYVKVIYDLQERGSGPVTISAMAERLSVSNSSVSGMLRKLGELGLVAHRRYGDVRLTETGDKAALSVLRRHRLLETYLVEALDYSWDEVHDEAEILEHVVSDRFVDRIAAHLGDPVADPHGDPIPTRDGRVPERDTQLLSAAEEGTTGVIVRVNDSDPDLLRHLAEEDIGIGMRIELVERRPFGGPLVVRIGSAGERREQALGLVAAEALWVAPGHEHERAPGTGADRADAPPKPE from the coding sequence ATGGAGAGCGCATCGGAGCGGCCGTCCACCTCGGTCGAGGACTACGTGAAGGTCATCTACGACCTGCAGGAGCGCGGTTCCGGCCCGGTGACCATCTCGGCGATGGCCGAGCGGCTCTCGGTGTCCAACTCCTCGGTGTCGGGGATGCTGCGCAAACTGGGCGAGTTGGGGCTGGTGGCCCACCGCCGCTACGGCGACGTCCGGCTCACCGAGACCGGCGACAAGGCGGCGCTGTCCGTGCTGCGCCGCCACCGGCTGCTGGAGACCTACCTGGTCGAGGCGCTGGACTACTCCTGGGACGAGGTCCACGACGAGGCCGAGATCCTCGAACACGTGGTCTCCGACCGCTTCGTCGACCGCATCGCCGCCCATCTGGGTGATCCGGTCGCCGACCCGCACGGCGACCCCATCCCCACCCGCGACGGCCGCGTCCCCGAGCGCGACACGCAGCTGCTCTCCGCGGCCGAGGAGGGCACGACCGGCGTCATCGTGCGCGTCAACGACTCCGACCCCGACCTGCTGCGCCATCTCGCCGAAGAGGACATCGGCATCGGCATGCGCATCGAGCTGGTGGAGCGACGGCCTTTCGGCGGTCCGCTGGTGGTGCGCATCGGCTCTGCCGGCGAGCGGCGGGAGCAGGCGCTGGGCCTGGTCGCCGCCGAAGCACTGTGGGTCGCCCCGGGCCACGAGCACGAGCGGGCGCCGGGCACGGGCGCGGACCGGGCGGATGCGCCGCCCAAGCCGGAGTAG
- a CDS encoding metal ABC transporter ATP-binding protein yields MSATETPPQPREETAVPAVEVEGVTVRYGDVVALEDVGLRVRQGRICGLVGTNGSGKSTLFTAVMGLTPVQSGSVRILGLGPDAARGRGLLGYVPQSEQVDWAFPLRVSDVVMMGRYGHMGPARRPRRADRAAVAEALERTGLIELAHRQIGALSGGQRKRAFVARGIAQGARVFLLDEPFAGVDKRSEAAIVEVLSAMRDEGHTLVLSTHDLAGVPRLCDEAVLLQRRLLAQGAPEDVLSPELLAQAFGIAPRPEGRAA; encoded by the coding sequence GTGAGCGCGACCGAGACACCGCCGCAGCCGCGCGAGGAGACCGCGGTCCCCGCCGTCGAGGTCGAGGGGGTCACCGTGCGCTACGGCGACGTCGTCGCCCTGGAGGACGTCGGCCTGCGGGTGCGCCAGGGCCGGATCTGCGGCCTGGTGGGCACCAACGGCTCGGGCAAGTCCACCCTGTTCACCGCCGTCATGGGCCTCACACCCGTCCAGAGCGGCAGCGTGCGCATCCTGGGCCTGGGCCCCGACGCCGCCCGCGGGCGCGGACTCCTCGGCTACGTCCCCCAGTCCGAGCAGGTCGACTGGGCCTTCCCCCTGCGCGTGAGCGACGTGGTGATGATGGGCCGCTACGGGCACATGGGCCCGGCGCGCCGGCCGCGCCGCGCCGACCGCGCGGCCGTGGCCGAGGCCCTGGAGCGCACCGGGCTCATCGAACTCGCCCACCGCCAGATCGGGGCGCTCTCGGGCGGGCAGCGCAAACGCGCGTTCGTCGCCCGCGGCATCGCCCAGGGCGCGCGGGTCTTCCTGCTCGACGAGCCCTTCGCCGGCGTGGACAAGCGCTCCGAGGCCGCCATCGTCGAGGTGCTGTCGGCCATGCGCGACGAGGGGCACACCCTGGTCCTCTCCACCCACGACCTGGCGGGCGTGCCCCGGCTGTGCGACGAGGCGGTGCTGCTGCAGCGCCGCCTCCTCGCCCAGGGCGCACCCGAGGACGTGCTCTCGCCCGAGCTGCTCGCGCAGGCCTTCGGTATCGCGCCGCGCCCCGAGGGCAGGGCGGCGTGA
- a CDS encoding MHYT domain-containing protein: MIDHFAYGWTTPVIAYVVSFLGSLIGLQVARRARHSSGATRTGWLLLAAFTLGAAAIWAMHFIGMMGFSVQSTTIRYDVLLTVLSGLLAIAVVGIGLYWTTLSPGWASVLGGGAIMGVGVVSMHYMGMASMRMQAEMHHDHRYMVAAVVIALVASTVALVFAVRLRGLAATLGASAVMAAAVSAMHYTAMFGMHVRALPETPFDEPATGATMMDFFMPMFVGLGLLLMILSLILMLSPVEDDQRGGRAADSPAPKPQDSVFTRRH; this comes from the coding sequence ATGATCGACCACTTCGCCTACGGATGGACGACACCCGTCATCGCCTACGTCGTCTCGTTCCTCGGCTCACTCATCGGACTGCAGGTGGCGAGGCGTGCACGGCACAGCTCGGGGGCCACCCGGACCGGGTGGCTCCTGCTCGCGGCGTTCACCCTCGGCGCCGCCGCCATCTGGGCGATGCACTTCATCGGGATGATGGGCTTCTCGGTGCAGTCGACCACGATCCGTTACGACGTCCTTCTGACGGTACTCAGCGGGCTGCTCGCCATCGCCGTCGTCGGCATCGGCCTGTACTGGACCACCCTCTCGCCCGGTTGGGCCTCCGTGCTGGGCGGCGGTGCCATCATGGGCGTCGGCGTGGTGTCGATGCACTACATGGGCATGGCCTCGATGCGGATGCAGGCCGAGATGCACCACGACCACCGCTACATGGTCGCCGCCGTCGTGATCGCCCTGGTCGCCTCCACCGTCGCGCTGGTCTTCGCGGTCCGGCTGCGCGGTCTGGCGGCCACCCTCGGGGCCTCAGCGGTCATGGCGGCCGCCGTCTCGGCGATGCACTACACCGCGATGTTCGGCATGCACGTGCGCGCCCTGCCCGAGACCCCCTTCGACGAGCCCGCCACCGGCGCCACCATGATGGACTTCTTCATGCCGATGTTCGTGGGTCTGGGGCTCCTGCTGATGATTCTGTCTCTGATACTCATGCTCTCGCCCGTCGAGGACGATCAGCGGGGAGGCCGAGCGGCCGACTCCCCCGCGCCGAAGCCGCAGGACTCGGTATTCACCAGGAGGCACTGA
- a CDS encoding DUF2795 domain-containing protein, with amino-acid sequence MAVLHDIEGLKQILSGLDFPVGKDRIVEYAQEQGADRYLLSALQAMPPADYYQPDEVLRAVPTDELGGQQRDESDRAQQRRHHTKSGVSERAKDTGPVNPIEDELGENRGS; translated from the coding sequence ATGGCGGTGCTGCACGACATCGAGGGCCTCAAGCAGATCCTGTCCGGGCTGGACTTCCCCGTGGGCAAGGACCGCATCGTGGAGTACGCCCAGGAGCAGGGCGCCGACCGCTACCTGCTCAGCGCCCTGCAGGCGATGCCCCCCGCCGACTACTACCAGCCCGACGAGGTGCTGCGGGCCGTGCCCACGGACGAGCTGGGCGGACAGCAGCGCGACGAGTCCGACCGCGCGCAGCAGCGCCGGCACCACACCAAGTCCGGCGTGTCCGAGCGCGCCAAGGACACCGGTCCGGTCAACCCCATCGAGGACGAGCTGGGGGAGAACCGGGGCTCCTGA
- a CDS encoding DNA polymerase III subunit alpha translates to MTDAFAHLDTASSASMRHGTAGPHELVERAAELGMDMLALTDRDGLYGAVKHVRACQEAGVRPVLGADLAVAAPEGGRVVVLARGRRGWASLCRLVSAAHAAGERGVPAVSHAMLAEHAEGLVVLVGPGSDVGQAAAEHHMERARRCLARWRASAETAVELVDHYGPGQHRRATAMLRLAEETRTLAVLGNAVRYPRRSGAEVARVLDEARRWLPGGGPPPAPSGSEAYLKSTAEMTAVAERICGPDRTAVRRLLAHTRALAASCCLEPGTDLGMDRHHLPEIPSARDRLWLTCREGMARLGLENDGRARSRLAHELEIIERKGFSAYFLTVADIAHRIREQGIRCSIRGSGAGSLVNHLIGISAVDPLAHGLLMERFLTDSRTGLPDIDLDVESARRLDAYQVILDAYPDAACVSMMETYRARSAIRDVGSVMGIPPHEIDVLAKAFPHIRARQIRSACADLPELRSGGLADYPVETLFRLAERLDGLPRHIALHPCGIVVSDASLRDRAPLEPSRIGYDMVQYDKDDVEEMGLIKLDVIGVRMQSAMTHALGEVERTEGRRVDVDTLPADDSATYAMIRASATLGCFQIESPGQRELVSRLRPAGMDDLIADISLFRPGPVNSDMITPFIAARDGERTPEAPTPVLSDVLAATGGVVVFHEQVIAVLHAMTGCGLDQAEAMRRRLGTDAGKEEVRERFTALAGECGHSDRVIEEVWRILSAFGAFGFCKAHAAAFALPTYQSAWLKRHHPAAFYAGVLTHDPGMYPRRAVIDDARRFGVPVLGVDVNRSGREWRVERTAEGRAGIRAALADVKGITEAEADALVAGRPYASLNDVANRARPSRDVLEGLVRVGAFDSLYGIGSGRADGLTRRDLLLRASALERTTRRSLGGGQLPIALEAAAEEPRDPGLPPMAPAEEVQAELEVLGYDASRHLLDCYAEPIAALGALCGAVSARDLTAVPAGAEVLVLGVKVATQTPAVRSGQRIIFTTLDDSTGLVDLTFFESVQERCAATVFGSWLLAVRGKVRRVGSGMATVNAARVWDLEELARIWQEGGEEAAAGLRERLGRQSRHVPVSGVGGQRIRYANGYELSTYADIAPAGSAGAPRKLWHASPGSAGR, encoded by the coding sequence ATGACCGACGCATTCGCCCATCTCGACACCGCCTCCTCGGCGTCGATGCGCCACGGCACCGCTGGTCCGCACGAGCTGGTGGAACGCGCGGCCGAGCTGGGCATGGACATGCTCGCGCTGACCGACCGCGACGGCCTCTACGGCGCCGTCAAGCACGTGCGCGCCTGCCAGGAGGCCGGCGTCCGCCCCGTCCTGGGCGCCGATCTGGCCGTGGCCGCGCCCGAGGGCGGGCGGGTGGTCGTGCTGGCCCGCGGCCGGCGCGGCTGGGCCTCGCTGTGCCGGCTGGTCAGCGCCGCCCACGCCGCCGGGGAGCGCGGGGTGCCCGCCGTGTCCCACGCGATGCTGGCCGAGCACGCCGAAGGACTGGTCGTGCTCGTCGGGCCCGGCTCCGACGTCGGCCAGGCCGCGGCCGAGCACCACATGGAGCGCGCCCGCCGGTGCCTGGCCCGCTGGCGCGCATCCGCCGAGACCGCCGTGGAACTGGTCGACCACTACGGACCCGGCCAGCACCGCCGGGCCACCGCGATGCTGCGGCTGGCCGAGGAGACCCGCACCCTGGCGGTACTGGGCAACGCCGTGCGCTACCCCCGCCGCTCCGGCGCCGAGGTCGCCCGCGTCCTGGACGAGGCGCGGCGCTGGCTGCCCGGCGGCGGCCCGCCGCCCGCTCCCAGCGGCTCCGAGGCCTACCTGAAGAGCACCGCGGAGATGACCGCCGTGGCCGAGCGGATCTGCGGCCCCGACCGCACCGCCGTGCGCCGGCTGCTGGCCCACACCCGCGCCCTGGCCGCCTCCTGCTGCCTGGAGCCCGGCACCGATCTGGGCATGGACCGCCACCACCTGCCCGAGATCCCCAGCGCCCGCGACCGGCTGTGGCTGACCTGCCGGGAGGGCATGGCCCGGCTCGGCCTGGAGAACGACGGACGCGCCCGCTCCCGGCTCGCCCACGAGCTGGAGATCATCGAGCGCAAGGGGTTCTCCGCCTACTTCCTGACCGTCGCCGACATCGCCCACCGGATCCGCGAGCAGGGCATCCGCTGCTCCATCCGCGGTTCGGGCGCCGGCAGCCTGGTCAACCACCTCATCGGGATCTCGGCGGTGGACCCGCTGGCCCACGGGCTGCTGATGGAGCGCTTCCTCACCGACAGCCGCACCGGCCTGCCCGACATCGACCTGGACGTGGAGTCGGCCCGCCGGCTGGACGCCTACCAGGTGATCCTGGACGCCTACCCCGACGCCGCCTGCGTGTCGATGATGGAGACCTACCGCGCGCGCAGCGCCATCCGCGACGTCGGCTCGGTGATGGGGATCCCCCCGCACGAGATCGACGTGCTGGCCAAGGCCTTCCCCCACATCCGCGCCCGCCAGATCCGTTCGGCCTGCGCCGACCTTCCCGAACTGCGCTCCGGCGGGCTGGCCGACTACCCGGTGGAGACGCTGTTCCGGCTGGCCGAGCGGCTGGACGGGCTGCCGCGCCACATCGCCCTGCACCCCTGCGGGATCGTCGTCTCCGACGCCTCGCTGCGCGACCGCGCGCCGCTGGAGCCCAGCCGGATCGGCTACGACATGGTCCAGTACGACAAGGACGACGTCGAGGAGATGGGACTGATCAAACTCGACGTCATCGGGGTGCGGATGCAGTCGGCCATGACCCACGCGCTGGGCGAGGTCGAGCGCACCGAGGGCCGGCGCGTCGACGTGGACACGCTGCCCGCCGACGACTCCGCGACCTATGCGATGATCCGCGCCTCGGCCACTCTGGGCTGCTTCCAGATCGAGTCGCCCGGCCAGCGCGAACTCGTCAGCCGGCTGCGCCCGGCCGGCATGGACGACCTCATCGCCGACATCTCGCTGTTCCGCCCCGGGCCGGTCAACAGCGACATGATCACCCCCTTCATCGCGGCCCGCGACGGCGAGCGCACCCCTGAGGCCCCCACCCCCGTGCTGTCGGACGTGCTGGCCGCCACCGGCGGGGTGGTCGTCTTCCACGAGCAGGTCATCGCCGTACTGCACGCCATGACCGGCTGCGGGCTGGACCAGGCCGAGGCGATGCGCCGCCGCCTGGGCACCGACGCCGGCAAGGAGGAGGTGCGCGAACGCTTCACGGCCCTGGCCGGCGAGTGCGGCCACAGCGACCGGGTGATCGAGGAGGTCTGGCGGATCCTCTCCGCCTTCGGCGCGTTCGGGTTCTGCAAGGCCCACGCGGCGGCGTTCGCGCTGCCCACCTACCAGTCGGCGTGGCTGAAGCGGCACCATCCGGCGGCCTTCTACGCCGGTGTCCTCACCCACGACCCGGGCATGTACCCGCGCCGCGCCGTCATCGACGACGCCCGCCGCTTCGGCGTGCCGGTGCTGGGCGTCGATGTCAACCGCTCCGGGCGCGAGTGGCGGGTGGAGCGCACCGCCGAGGGCAGGGCGGGCATCCGCGCCGCACTGGCCGACGTCAAGGGCATCACCGAGGCCGAGGCCGACGCGCTGGTGGCCGGGCGCCCCTACGCCTCGCTGAACGACGTCGCCAACCGCGCCCGCCCCTCCCGCGACGTGCTGGAGGGACTGGTGCGGGTGGGTGCCTTCGACTCCCTCTACGGCATCGGTTCCGGACGCGCCGACGGCCTCACGCGGCGCGACCTGCTGCTGCGGGCGAGCGCGCTGGAGCGCACCACCCGCCGCTCGCTGGGCGGAGGACAACTGCCGATCGCGCTGGAGGCGGCCGCCGAGGAGCCCCGCGACCCGGGTCTGCCGCCGATGGCGCCTGCGGAGGAGGTGCAGGCCGAACTGGAGGTGCTGGGCTACGACGCCTCCCGGCACCTGCTGGACTGCTACGCCGAGCCGATCGCCGCGCTGGGCGCGCTCTGCGGCGCGGTGAGCGCGCGCGATCTGACCGCGGTTCCGGCCGGGGCGGAGGTGCTGGTGCTGGGGGTGAAGGTGGCCACCCAGACCCCGGCGGTGCGTTCGGGCCAGCGCATCATCTTCACCACGCTGGACGACTCCACCGGGCTGGTGGACCTGACGTTCTTCGAGTCGGTGCAGGAGCGCTGCGCCGCCACCGTCTTCGGTTCCTGGCTGCTGGCGGTGCGCGGGAAGGTGCGCCGGGTCGGCTCGGGTATGGCGACGGTCAACGCCGCCCGCGTCTGGGACCTGGAGGAGCTGGCGCGGATCTGGCAGGAGGGCGGCGAGGAGGCCGCGGCGGGCTTGCGCGAACGGCTGGGCCGGCAGAGCCGGCACGTGCCGGTCAGCGGGGTCGGCGGGCAGCGGATCCGCTACGCGAACGGATACGAGCTTTCCACCTACGCCGATATCGCCCCGGCGGGGTCCGCGGGGGCACCCCGCAAGCTCTGGCACGCCAGCCCGGGCAGCGCGGGCCGCTGA
- a CDS encoding iron-siderophore ABC transporter substrate-binding protein gives MPSLTRASAPLARIALIAAAGLVAAGCGAPESGSGPEGGGASGGDWSPVTIEHAYGSTEIEQKPERIVTVGWSDEATLLELGIVPVGMAASTYAGDEEGYLPWDLEKIEELGAEKPELINTDDGIPVEKIASLAPDLVLGVQSGMEEAQYEQLSEVAPTIPYLDQPWMTEWQKQTVTIGRAVGMEEEAQRIADDTMAYIEGLAEDHSEFEGTDYAVGTVMPSTGEFGFYVGQDARPVLMEQLGFTPAGFVDDLSVADGQFYGTLSLENADKIDAEVLVMWFNSAEERKRLADNTVFQQVDAVQNGGYIAYEDPEQSMAISTPNPLTIPWVMDGFSQRLAAAAKGEADPAPQA, from the coding sequence ATGCCTTCGCTTACGAGGGCCTCGGCCCCCCTTGCCCGTATCGCCCTCATCGCGGCCGCCGGCCTGGTCGCCGCCGGCTGCGGAGCCCCCGAATCCGGCTCCGGGCCCGAGGGCGGCGGCGCCTCCGGCGGCGACTGGTCCCCGGTGACCATCGAGCACGCCTACGGCTCGACCGAGATCGAGCAGAAGCCCGAGCGCATCGTCACCGTCGGCTGGTCCGACGAGGCGACGCTGCTCGAACTGGGCATCGTCCCGGTGGGCATGGCCGCCTCCACCTACGCCGGCGACGAGGAGGGCTACCTCCCCTGGGACCTGGAGAAGATCGAGGAGCTGGGCGCCGAGAAGCCCGAGCTGATCAACACCGACGACGGCATCCCGGTCGAGAAGATCGCCAGCCTCGCGCCGGACCTGGTCCTGGGTGTGCAGTCGGGGATGGAGGAGGCCCAATACGAGCAGCTCTCCGAGGTCGCCCCCACCATCCCCTACCTGGACCAGCCCTGGATGACCGAGTGGCAGAAGCAGACGGTCACCATCGGCAGGGCCGTGGGCATGGAGGAGGAGGCGCAGCGGATCGCCGACGACACCATGGCCTACATCGAGGGGCTGGCCGAGGACCACTCCGAATTCGAGGGCACCGACTACGCCGTGGGCACCGTTATGCCCTCCACCGGCGAGTTCGGCTTCTACGTCGGCCAAGACGCGCGCCCGGTGCTCATGGAGCAGCTCGGCTTCACGCCGGCCGGCTTCGTCGACGACCTCTCCGTCGCCGACGGGCAGTTCTACGGGACGCTGAGCCTGGAGAACGCCGACAAGATCGACGCCGAAGTGCTCGTGATGTGGTTCAACTCGGCCGAGGAGCGCAAGCGGCTGGCCGACAACACCGTTTTCCAGCAGGTCGACGCGGTGCAGAACGGCGGCTACATCGCCTACGAGGACCCCGAGCAGTCGATGGCCATCTCCACGCCCAACCCGCTGACCATCCCGTGGGTGATGGACGGCTTCTCCCAGCGCCTGGCCGCCGCCGCCAAGGGCGAGGCCGATCCCGCCCCCCAGGCCTAG
- a CDS encoding metal ABC transporter substrate-binding protein — protein sequence MPNTGDRLSSTRSSGVIAAAALLAATAACSASGAATDSGRPTVVTTFTVLADMVENVAGDRVEVSSITRAGAEIHTYEPAPEDLVRGEGADLIMANGLGLEAWFTQFTDNIDAPTATLSDGVETIPISSGGYRGEPNPHAWMSPDNAQVYVDNIAEELGELDPANTEYYAAEAQQYKQRIARIGADLEAELSGLPDSRRALVTCEGAFSYLARDAGLTERYLWAVNAETQATPKQIASVVEFVRANDVPTVFCETTVNDGSQRQVAAESGAELGRSLYVDSLSKAGGPVPTYLDLLRYDTEAISEGLTREEDA from the coding sequence GTGCCGAACACTGGAGATCGCCTTTCTTCAACCCGCAGCTCGGGCGTAATCGCGGCCGCGGCGCTGCTGGCGGCGACCGCCGCCTGCTCCGCATCGGGCGCGGCCACAGACAGCGGCCGGCCCACCGTCGTGACTACCTTCACCGTGCTGGCGGACATGGTCGAAAACGTCGCCGGCGACCGGGTCGAGGTCTCCTCGATCACCCGCGCCGGCGCCGAGATCCACACCTACGAGCCCGCTCCCGAGGACCTCGTGCGCGGCGAGGGCGCCGATCTGATCATGGCCAACGGACTCGGCCTCGAAGCCTGGTTCACCCAGTTCACCGACAACATCGACGCCCCCACCGCCACTCTCTCCGACGGCGTCGAGACCATCCCGATCTCCTCGGGGGGCTACCGGGGCGAGCCCAACCCCCACGCCTGGATGTCTCCGGACAACGCGCAGGTCTACGTCGACAACATCGCCGAGGAACTCGGCGAGCTCGACCCCGCCAACACCGAGTACTACGCCGCCGAGGCCCAGCAGTACAAGCAGCGCATCGCGCGCATCGGCGCAGACCTCGAAGCCGAGCTGAGCGGCCTGCCCGACTCCCGCCGCGCCCTGGTCACCTGCGAGGGCGCCTTCTCCTACCTGGCCCGCGACGCCGGGCTGACCGAGCGCTACCTGTGGGCCGTCAACGCCGAAACCCAGGCCACGCCCAAGCAGATCGCCTCGGTGGTGGAGTTCGTCCGTGCCAACGACGTCCCCACCGTCTTCTGCGAAACCACGGTCAACGACGGATCCCAGCGCCAGGTGGCCGCCGAGAGCGGCGCCGAGCTGGGCAGGAGCCTCTACGTCGACTCCCTGTCGAAGGCGGGCGGCCCCGTCCCCACCTACCTGGACCTGCTCCGCTACGACACCGAGGCCATCTCCGAGGGACTCACCCGAGAGGAGGACGCGTGA